From the Pungitius pungitius chromosome 6, fPunPun2.1, whole genome shotgun sequence genome, one window contains:
- the ireb2 gene encoding iron-responsive element-binding protein 2 isoform X1 → MALTPPAKEHPYTHLIETLKDGTIKFFNPRKLNDPRYDKLPLSIRVLLEAAIRNCDGFHTKEADVQNILDWQQQQDKTEVPFSPARVLLQDFTGIPAMVDLAAMRDAVAKHGVDPGLVNPKCPTDLIVDHSLQIDYNKCAIQNAPNPGGGDGPHASHGPPRRASQCGGQRGSCSKATCSDPPASPGRPAAVQQIENTPLLCPFHLQPVSDTETTLKNQELELGRNKERLQFFKWCSKAFKNVNVVPPDVGAVHQVNLEYLSRVIQVADGFVYPDSVVGTDSHTTMINGLGILGWGVGGIESEAVMLGQPVSLSLPQVVGCKLVGSINPLTTSIDIVLGITKHLRQAGIAGKFVEFFGAGVSQLSAPDRTTIANMCPEYNATVSFFPIDQVTLKHFKKTNFTKEKLELLESYMRAVKLFQSYEELTEEPQYSEVIELNLSSIVPHVSGPKRPQDRVAVSSMKEDFQSCLDEKVGFKGFHISKEKQDTRVPFLHCGQEYQLAHGSLVIAAVTSCTNNCNPSVMLTAGLLAKKAVEAGLVVKPYIRTSLAPGSGMVTHYLNTSGVLPYFSQLGFEVIGYGCATCVGNTAPLPDAVVEAIKQGDLVACGVLSGNRQFEGRLCNCVRANYLASPPLVVAYALAGTVGIDFEKEPLGVTSEGKEVYLCDVWPSREEVQQMEEDTVISSIFKDLRGRMEKGNSLWNNMECPDSVVFPWDHKSTYIRPPSFFSKLSKEVPPPQSIENAHVLLFLGNKVTTDHISPAGSIARTSAAAKYLLSKRLTPREFNSYGARRGNDAVMTRGTFASIKLQNRFIGKPGPKTLHIPSGQTLDVFEAADRYQRDGVPLIILAGKDYGSGSSRDWVAKGPYLLGVRAVIAESFEKLHRKQLVGMGILPLQFLPGDSADSLGLSGKERFTVAAPRPGGPSPGQRLTVETSQGKSFCVTALLDTEMDVTLFRHGGHLRHAARTLL, encoded by the exons ATGGCGCTTACACCGCCAGCCAAAG AGCACCCATATACCCATCTCATTGAAACACTGAAAGATGGCACAATCAAGTTCTTCAACCCACGGAAACTAAATGATCCACGATATG ACAAGCTGCCTCTGTCCATCCGTGTCCTCCTGGAGGCAGCAATCCGTAACTGTGATGGCTTCCACACAAAAGAAGCCGACGTGCAGAACATCCTGgactggcagcagcagcaggataaAACCGAGGTGCCGTTCTCTCCAGCGCGAGTCCTCCTCCAGGACTTCAC TGGTATTCCTGCTATGGTGGACCTGGCTGCCATGAGGGATGCTGTGGCCAAACATGGGGTGGACCCCGGACTTGTGAACCCTAAATGTCCCACAGACCTCATCGTAGACCACTCGCTACAAATTGACTACAACaaatg TGCCATTCAGAATGCCCCAAACCCCGGTGGAGGAGACGGCCCCCACGCGAGCCACGGCCCCCCCAGGCGAGCCTCTCAGTGCGGGGGCCAGCGGGGCTCCTGCAGCAAAGCCACATGCAGCGACCCCCCAGCCTCACCGGGTCGACCTGCAGCCGTCCAGCAGATCGAGAACACGCCTCTGCTCTGCCCCTTCCACCTGCAGCCCGTGTCTGA CACTGAAACAACTCTGAAGAATCAGGAACTGGAACTGGGAAGAAACAAAGAGAGGCTTCAGTTCTTTAAG TGGTGTTCAAAAGCCTTCAAGAACGTGAACGTGGTCCCGCCGGACGTCGGCGCCGTGCACCAGGTGAACCTGGAGTACCTGTCCCGAGTGATCCAGGTGGCCGACGGCTTCGTCTACCCCGACAGCGTGGTGGGAACCGACTCGCACACCACCATGATCAACGGCCTGGGCATCCTGGGCTGGG GTGTCGGGGGAATAGAGTCCGAGGCGGTCATGCTGGGCCAGCCAGTGTCTCTGAGCCTCCCTCAGGTGGTGGGCTGCAAGCTGGTGGGCTCCATCAACCCTCTGACCACCTCCATAGACATCGTCCTCGGCATCACAAAG CACTTGCGGCAGGCCGGAATCGCTGGAAAGTTTGTGGAGTTTTTCGGAGCCGGCGTCTCCCAGCTGTCGGCCCCCGACCGGACCACCATCGCCAACATGTGCCCAGAGTACAACGCCACCGTCAGCTTCTTCCCCATCGACCAAGTCACCCTCAAGCACTTTAAAAAGACGA ATTTTACCAAGGAAAAGCTAGAATTACTGGAGTCTTACATGAGGGCTGTAAAGCTTTTCCAAAGCTACGAAGAACTCACAGAAGAGCCTCAGTACTCTGAG GTGATTGAGCTCAACCTGAGCTCTATCGTGCCCCACGTGAGCGGCCCGAAGAGGCCTCAGGACCGAGTGGCGGTCAGCAGCATGAAGGAAGACTTTCAGAGTTGTCTCGATGAGAAG GTTGGCTTCAAAGGCTTCCACATCTCCAAGGAGAAGCAGGACACGCGCGTCCCTTTCCTGCACTGCGGCCAGGAGTACCAGCTGGCCCACGGCTCGCTGGTCATCGCCGCCGTCAccagctgcaccaacaactgcaaCCCGTCCGTCATGCTGACCGCAG GTCTACTGGCCAAAAAGGCTGTGGAGGCGGGGCTTGTTGTGAAGCCTTACATACGGACCAGCTTGGCTCCCGGAAGCGGCATGGTCACTCACTACCTCAACACCAGCGGAGTCCTGCCTTACTTTAGCCAGCTGGG GTTCGAGGTGATCGGCTACGGCTGCGCCACCTGCGTGGGGAACACGGCTCCGCTACCCGACGCCGTCGTGGAGGCCATCAAACAG GGGGACCTGGTGGCCTGCGGAGTGCTGTCTGGCAACAGGCAATTTGAAGGGCGCCTGTGCAACTGCGTGCGGGCCAACTAcctggcctccccccccctggtggTGGCGTACGCTCTCGCCGGCACCGTGGGAATCGACTTTGAGAAAGAGCCTCTGG GTGTGACCTCGGAGGGGAAGGAGGTGTATCTCTGTGATGTCTGGCCATCCAGGGAGGAGgtccagcagatggaggaggacacCGTCATCTCCTCCATTTTTAAGGACCTCAGGGGAAGGATGGAG aaagGGAACTCGCTTTGGAACAACATGGAATGTCCAGATTCTGTGGTTTTCCCCTGGGATCACAAGTCCACGTATATCCGCCCGCCGTCTTTCTTCAGCAAGTTG AGCAAAGAGGTGCCCCCTCCTCAGTCGATAGAGAACGCTCACGTCTTGCTGTTCCTCGGGAACAAAGTGACGACGGACCACATCTCCCCTGCCGGCAGCATCGCCAGGACCAGCGCCGCCGCCAAGTACCTGCTGAGCAAACG CCTGACCCCGCGGGAGTTCAACTCGTACGGCGCCCGCAGAGGCAACGACGCGGTGATGACCAGAGGAACGTTCGCCAGCATCAAGCTCCAGAACCGCTTCATCGGCAAACCGGGGCCCAAGACGTTGCACATCCCTTCGGGCCAGACG CTGGACGTCTTCGAGGCAGCTGATCGCTATCAGAGAGACGGCGTTCCCCTCATCATCCTGGCGGGCAAGGACTACGGCTCCGGGAGCTCCAGGGACTGGGTGGCCAAAGGGCCGTACCTGCTG GGCGTCCGCGCGGTCATCGCCGAGAGCTTCGAGAAGCTGCACAGGAAGCAGCTGGTGGGAATGGGCATCCTGCCGCTCCAGTTCCTGCCCGGCGACAGCGCCGACTCGCTGGGGCTCAGCGGGAAGGAGCGCTTCACCGTCGCCGCGCCGCGGCCCGGCGGCCCGAGCCCGGGGCAGCGGCTCACGGTGGAG ACCAGCCAAGGAAAGTCCTTCTGCGTCACCGCGCTGCTCGACACGGAGATGGACGTCACGTTGTTCCGACACGGGGGTCACCTGAGGCACGCCGCCCGGACGCTGCTCTGA
- the ireb2 gene encoding iron-responsive element-binding protein 2 isoform X2, translating to MALTPPAKEHPYTHLIETLKDGTIKFFNPRKLNDPRYDKLPLSIRVLLEAAIRNCDGFHTKEADVQNILDWQQQQDKTEVPFSPARVLLQDFTGIPAMVDLAAMRDAVAKHGVDPGLVNPKCPTDLIVDHSLQIDYNKCAIQNAPNPGGGDGPHASHGPPRRASQCGGQRGSCSKATCSDPPASPGRPAAVQQIENTPLLCPFHLQPVSDTETTLKNQELELGRNKERLQFFKWCSKAFKNVNVVPPDVGAVHQVNLEYLSRVIQVADGFVYPDSVVGTDSHTTMINGLGILGWGVGGIESEAVMLGQPVSLSLPQVVGCKLVGSINPLTTSIDIVLGITKHLRQAGIAGKFVEFFGAGVSQLSAPDRTTIANMCPEYNATVSFFPIDQVTLKHFKKTNFTKEKLELLESYMRAVKLFQSYEELTEEPQYSEVIELNLSSIVPHVSGPKRPQDRVAVSSMKEDFQSCLDEKVGFKGFHISKEKQDTRVPFLHCGQEYQLAHGSLVIAAVTSCTNNCNPSVMLTAGLLAKKAVEAGLVVKPYIRTSLAPGSGMVTHYLNTSGVLPYFSQLGFEVIGYGCATCVGNTAPLPDAVVEAIKQGDLVACGVLSGNRQFEGRLCNCVRANYLASPPLVVAYALAGTVGIDFEKEPLGVTSEGKEVYLCDVWPSREEVQQMEEDTVISSIFKDLRGRMEKGNSLWNNMECPDSVVFPWDHKSTYIRPPSFFSKLSKEVPPPQSIENAHVLLFLGNKVTTDHISPAGSIARTSAAAKYLLSKRLTPREFNSYGARRGNDAVMTRGTFASIKLQNRFIGKPGPKTLHIPSGQTLDVFEAADRYQRDGVPLIILAGKDYGSGSSRDWVAKGPYLLVT from the exons ATGGCGCTTACACCGCCAGCCAAAG AGCACCCATATACCCATCTCATTGAAACACTGAAAGATGGCACAATCAAGTTCTTCAACCCACGGAAACTAAATGATCCACGATATG ACAAGCTGCCTCTGTCCATCCGTGTCCTCCTGGAGGCAGCAATCCGTAACTGTGATGGCTTCCACACAAAAGAAGCCGACGTGCAGAACATCCTGgactggcagcagcagcaggataaAACCGAGGTGCCGTTCTCTCCAGCGCGAGTCCTCCTCCAGGACTTCAC TGGTATTCCTGCTATGGTGGACCTGGCTGCCATGAGGGATGCTGTGGCCAAACATGGGGTGGACCCCGGACTTGTGAACCCTAAATGTCCCACAGACCTCATCGTAGACCACTCGCTACAAATTGACTACAACaaatg TGCCATTCAGAATGCCCCAAACCCCGGTGGAGGAGACGGCCCCCACGCGAGCCACGGCCCCCCCAGGCGAGCCTCTCAGTGCGGGGGCCAGCGGGGCTCCTGCAGCAAAGCCACATGCAGCGACCCCCCAGCCTCACCGGGTCGACCTGCAGCCGTCCAGCAGATCGAGAACACGCCTCTGCTCTGCCCCTTCCACCTGCAGCCCGTGTCTGA CACTGAAACAACTCTGAAGAATCAGGAACTGGAACTGGGAAGAAACAAAGAGAGGCTTCAGTTCTTTAAG TGGTGTTCAAAAGCCTTCAAGAACGTGAACGTGGTCCCGCCGGACGTCGGCGCCGTGCACCAGGTGAACCTGGAGTACCTGTCCCGAGTGATCCAGGTGGCCGACGGCTTCGTCTACCCCGACAGCGTGGTGGGAACCGACTCGCACACCACCATGATCAACGGCCTGGGCATCCTGGGCTGGG GTGTCGGGGGAATAGAGTCCGAGGCGGTCATGCTGGGCCAGCCAGTGTCTCTGAGCCTCCCTCAGGTGGTGGGCTGCAAGCTGGTGGGCTCCATCAACCCTCTGACCACCTCCATAGACATCGTCCTCGGCATCACAAAG CACTTGCGGCAGGCCGGAATCGCTGGAAAGTTTGTGGAGTTTTTCGGAGCCGGCGTCTCCCAGCTGTCGGCCCCCGACCGGACCACCATCGCCAACATGTGCCCAGAGTACAACGCCACCGTCAGCTTCTTCCCCATCGACCAAGTCACCCTCAAGCACTTTAAAAAGACGA ATTTTACCAAGGAAAAGCTAGAATTACTGGAGTCTTACATGAGGGCTGTAAAGCTTTTCCAAAGCTACGAAGAACTCACAGAAGAGCCTCAGTACTCTGAG GTGATTGAGCTCAACCTGAGCTCTATCGTGCCCCACGTGAGCGGCCCGAAGAGGCCTCAGGACCGAGTGGCGGTCAGCAGCATGAAGGAAGACTTTCAGAGTTGTCTCGATGAGAAG GTTGGCTTCAAAGGCTTCCACATCTCCAAGGAGAAGCAGGACACGCGCGTCCCTTTCCTGCACTGCGGCCAGGAGTACCAGCTGGCCCACGGCTCGCTGGTCATCGCCGCCGTCAccagctgcaccaacaactgcaaCCCGTCCGTCATGCTGACCGCAG GTCTACTGGCCAAAAAGGCTGTGGAGGCGGGGCTTGTTGTGAAGCCTTACATACGGACCAGCTTGGCTCCCGGAAGCGGCATGGTCACTCACTACCTCAACACCAGCGGAGTCCTGCCTTACTTTAGCCAGCTGGG GTTCGAGGTGATCGGCTACGGCTGCGCCACCTGCGTGGGGAACACGGCTCCGCTACCCGACGCCGTCGTGGAGGCCATCAAACAG GGGGACCTGGTGGCCTGCGGAGTGCTGTCTGGCAACAGGCAATTTGAAGGGCGCCTGTGCAACTGCGTGCGGGCCAACTAcctggcctccccccccctggtggTGGCGTACGCTCTCGCCGGCACCGTGGGAATCGACTTTGAGAAAGAGCCTCTGG GTGTGACCTCGGAGGGGAAGGAGGTGTATCTCTGTGATGTCTGGCCATCCAGGGAGGAGgtccagcagatggaggaggacacCGTCATCTCCTCCATTTTTAAGGACCTCAGGGGAAGGATGGAG aaagGGAACTCGCTTTGGAACAACATGGAATGTCCAGATTCTGTGGTTTTCCCCTGGGATCACAAGTCCACGTATATCCGCCCGCCGTCTTTCTTCAGCAAGTTG AGCAAAGAGGTGCCCCCTCCTCAGTCGATAGAGAACGCTCACGTCTTGCTGTTCCTCGGGAACAAAGTGACGACGGACCACATCTCCCCTGCCGGCAGCATCGCCAGGACCAGCGCCGCCGCCAAGTACCTGCTGAGCAAACG CCTGACCCCGCGGGAGTTCAACTCGTACGGCGCCCGCAGAGGCAACGACGCGGTGATGACCAGAGGAACGTTCGCCAGCATCAAGCTCCAGAACCGCTTCATCGGCAAACCGGGGCCCAAGACGTTGCACATCCCTTCGGGCCAGACG CTGGACGTCTTCGAGGCAGCTGATCGCTATCAGAGAGACGGCGTTCCCCTCATCATCCTGGCGGGCAAGGACTACGGCTCCGGGAGCTCCAGGGACTGGGTGGCCAAAGGGCCGTACCTGCTGGTAACCTGA
- the snx1a gene encoding sorting nexin-1a, which translates to MATSSERSPPPFPDSEDQDVLDTEEAGGRDSDEEEDDDAAAGDDLFASAVNSPLTENNSTPPAASQPSDVSMKPPHDIMDDPLIEPVGTENKPTSDDASEPSDDFVDLTSNITDSPMDTTEISLDEPADDFVDIFGGEAEAPRGKVVVADVTIEAAADKSEATDDVTDPPGDRKTGSTDEKEEAKETSTDSIIDLSDDLLAGDSQQPPPAGGIFVDPLVNLLSDSPPAADAKIPNRATVDLFEDEGSDFFSDPRQHKPAHQLQKSLFDEPDGDLFGEPLGAASKKPVVKEPRAKPVPTKAAGNVGNTGGPLQRGNPAEAADLFSEEAVAAVPGIKNASAVNPKTNGVHSEEETDIFAEATVELSLDSPMDERRKDVSAKPSASASSLSAAASLAKSQSASLEELDEEEEEEQEDKFEINISVKDPEKIGDGMNAYMAYKVTTQTPLPMFRNKTFTVRRRFSDFLGLYEKLSEKHGPNGFIVPPPPEKSILGMTKMKVGKEDSSSADFVERRRAALERYLQRVVNHPSLLQDPDVREFLEREELPRAVGTQALSGAGFLKMINKATDAVSKMTIKMNESDVWFEEKLQEVESADQQFRKLHVLVESLVVHRKELSLNTASFAKSTAMLGSAEDNTALSRALSQLAEVEDKMEQLHQEQAANDTFSFAELIADYIRLLGAVRGSFDQRMKAWQRWQDAQAALQKKRELEAKLLWANKPDKLQLAKEEIAEWEVKVTQYERDFDKVSATVRKEVNRFDKEKAKNFKRAIITYLECHLQSQQQLIKYWEAFLPEAKAIA; encoded by the exons GTTAACTCTCCACTGACTGAAAATAACAGCACGCCACCAGCTGCCAGTCAACCCAGCGACGTTTCAATGAAGCCTCCCCATGACATCATGGATGATCCCTTAATCGAGCCCGTCGGCACCGAAAACAAACCGACGAGCGACGATGCGAGCGAGCCCTCGGATGACTTTGTCGACCTCACGAGCAACATAACCGATTCCCCCATGGACACAACCGAGATCTCTTTAGATGAACCCGCCGATGATTTTGTTGACATATTTGGAGGTGAAGCTGAAGCTCCGCGAGGCAAAGTCGTGGTGGCGGACGTTACTATCGAAGCAGCAGCGGATAAAAGCGAAGCGACCGATGATGTCACCGATCCACCCGGAGACAGGAAAACGGGAAGCACTGATGAGAAAGAGGAAGCAAAAGAAACGTCCACAGATTCAATTATTGACCTCAGCGATGATTTGCTAGCCGGTGACTCACAACAGCCGCCACCTGCCGGGGGCATATTCGTTGACCCGCTGGTGAACCTTCTAAGTGATTCTCCACCCGCTGCCGACGCCAAAATCCCCAACCGGGCCACAGTCGATCTGTTCGAAGACGAGGGAAGCGACTTCTTCTCGGATCCCCGGCAGCATAAACCTGCCCATCAGCTGCAGAAGAGCCTCTTCGACGAACCCGACGGGGATCTGTTCGGCGAGCCGCTCGGGGCCGCGTCAAAGAAGCCCGTCGTCAAGGAGCCGAGGGCGAAGCCTGTCCCAACCAAAGCCGCCGGCAATGTTGGCAACACGGGCGGTCCTCTGCAGCGCGGCAATCCTGCAGAGGCTGCTGATCTCTTCTCTGAGGAAGCCGTCGCCGCGGTGCCTGGCATCAAGAACGCCAGCGCGGTCAACCCCAAGACTAACGGCGTCCATTCTGAGGAGGAGACGGATATATTTGCCG AAGCCACCGTGGAGCTTTCTCTGGACAGTCCGATGGACGAGAGACGGAAAGACGTGTCGGCCAAACCGTCTGCGTCTGCCTCCTCCTTGTCAGCAGCTGCCAGCCTGGCCAAGTCCCAGTCTGCTTCCCTGGAAGAG ttggatgaagaggaggaagaagagcaggaagacAAATTTGAGATCAACATCTCTGTCAAAGACCCTGAAAAAATAG gtGATGGGATGAACGCCTACATGGCCTACAAAGTAACCACACAG ACCCCGCTGCCCATGTTCCGCAACAAGACCTTTACTGTGAGGCGACGCTTCAGCGACTTCCTGGGTCTCTACGAGAAGCTGTCTGAAAAGCACGGACCCAACGGCTTCATCGTGCCTCCGCCCCCAGAGAAGAGCATTCTGG GTATGACGAAGATGAAGGTGGGAAAGGAAGATTCCTCATCTGCAGACTtcgtggagagaaggagagccgCTCTGGAGAG ATATCTCCAGAGGGTCGTGAATCACCCATCACTTCTCCAGGACCCGGATGTCAGAGAGTttctggagagagaggaa CTTCCCAGAGCAGTGGGCACACAGGCCCTGAGCGGCGCCGGCTTCCTGAAGATGATCAACAAAGCAACAGACGCCGTCAGCAAAATGACCATCAAGATGAACGAGTCGGACGTG TGGTTTGAagagaagctgcaggaggtggagTCTGCAGACCAGCAGTTCCGGAAGCTCCACGTGCTGGTCGAGTCTCTGGTCGTTCACAGGAAAG aGTTGTCGTTGAACACAGCCAGCTTTGCCAAAAGCACGGCCATGCTGGGCAGCGCAGAGGACAACACCGCCCTGTCCCGAGCCCTCTCTCAGCTGGCAGAGGTGGAGGACAAGATGGAGCAGTTACACCAGGAGCAGGCTGCTAACGACACGTTCAGCTTCGCCGAACTCATCGCGGATTACATCCGCCTGCTTGGAGCCGTCAGG GGGTCGTTTGATCAGCGGATGAAGGCGTGGCAGCGTTGGCAGGACGCTCAGGCCgctctgcagaagaagagggagctgGAGGCCAAACTGCTGTGGGCCAACAAGCCCGACAAGCTGCAGCTGGCCAAAGAGGAGATCGCTGAG TGGGAGGTGAAAGTGACGCAGTACGAGAGAGACTTTGACAAGGTTTCTGCTACTGTGCGCAAGGAAGTGAACCGCTTTGAC aaagaaaaggccaAGAACTTCAAAAGAGCGATAATTACCTACTTGGAGTGTCATCTTCAGTCTCAGCAACAG CTCATAAAGTACTGGGAGGCTTTCTTACCAGAAGCAAAAGCAATCGCCTAA